In Oryza brachyantha chromosome 1, ObraRS2, whole genome shotgun sequence, the following are encoded in one genomic region:
- the LOC102702790 gene encoding uncharacterized protein LOC102702790, with protein sequence MEREDAWCCCSMRQCRICHEEEEEGCATTMESPCGCSGSLKYAHRGCVQRWCDEKGSTLCEICLQNFEPGYTAPPKKAQPAHVAVTIRESLEVPRPSYEPEDSPLIGDQVYAECAGAAGRSAAWCRSVAVTFTVVLLLRHLVAVVTVGAAHQYAFSLLTIYLLRASGILLPFYVVMRLISTVQKGQRQYQLQLLQEQRRNATRMHRLHDHEQQNQQAILRVDVE encoded by the exons atGGAGCGAGAGGATGCgtggtgctgctgctccatGAGGCAGTGCAGGATCTGccatgaggaggaggaggaggggtgcgCCACCACCATGGAGTCTCCCTGCGGATGCTCCGGCTCCCTCAAG TACGCGCACAGGGGATGTGTTCAGAGATGGTGCGACGAGAAGGGGAGCACGCTCTGTGAGATTTGCCTTCAG AATTTCGAGCCGGGCTACACTGCTCCTCCCAAGAAAGCTCAACCTGCTCATGTCGCAGTCACCATCAG AGAGAGCCTGGAGGTTCCACGGCCAAGCTACGAGCCGGAGGACTCGCCGTTGATCGGCGACCAGGTGTACGCCGAGTGCGCCGGAGCGGCCGGCCGGAGCGCCGCCTGGTGCCGATCGGTGGCCGTCACG TTCACGGTGGTTCTGCTGCTGAGGCATCTCGTCGCTGTCGTGACGGTTGGAGCCGCCCACCAGTACGCGTTCAGCCTCTTGACG ATATACTTGCTCCGGGCAAGTGGAATCTTGCTGCCGTTCTACGTCGTGATGAGGCTCATCTCCACGGTTCAGAAGGGCCAGAGGCAATaccagctgcagctgctccaG GAGCAACGGAGAAATGCAACGCGAATGCACAGGCTGCATGATCATGAACAGCAAAATCAGCAGGCAATTCTTCGGGTGGACGTAGAATGA